Genomic DNA from Manihot esculenta cultivar AM560-2 chromosome 15, M.esculenta_v8, whole genome shotgun sequence:
AGGCTAAAGATTTAAGATTTGAGCATATCTTGCACGCATTACATTAATGAGAATTGGGACATGGAAAACGCCAGAAGCAATGTTTTTTCtcatctctctttctctttctctctctagaATCCCTTTGCTCAAAGCTCCAAATCGTGACGGCTTTAACTGGCAGAAAGCAACAGTtacccaagaaaaaaaaaaaaagagaaagagctaTGGCGATTTATCTTTGGGAGAGCTAAAGAGGCATACCCATTTAGGCCAaagttaaaaaggaaaaagcttGAGCTGCAAGACCTCCCATGGCTTCTTTCTGCTACTGGGGAAGTGGGAACGGAACGGTGAGTTAATGAAAGGGAAAGTTACAAAGTCAGTTCCGTTCTGTATCGGCTTGCCGCGTTTCTTTTTCAATGACTAAAATACCCTTGCCTTTATAGAATCttttaagttaaattaattgaaatttaaaaaaaaaaaaattctttattgGGCAGCGGATGTACTATGCAACGAtaatgtttaaataaaaaaatagggccagttcaattaatttaaaattttattttttttatttcaatttattttacaaatttaattcgatttaattttaattaaaaaaattaactgaattaataagtgataataatatattatttttaataatataaaaaaattatattatattaagattaaaatattttaattaaattttaaaatattaaaaataaaacgcaaaaaataaaaaatttattaaaaattaaaatcgatccaatcaaatcgaattaaactgaattagatcgattcgatttgatttctgattaaaatcgattcggtttaatttttataaatattaaaattttaattttaatttatttaatttgatttaattttaaatcgaatcgactGAATATTAACTCTAATTATACAGGCTTATATTTCATTAGTAAttgatattttctttcatttttaattattaaaatctcGTGTTTATTTCAGCTAGAGGGTGATTAAATATAATGAAAGAAGatattaattaaacttttattttcgtTCATATGAAATTAACAAAAAAGTCATTTCAAAATAGTTGATAattagtatttatattattataattttaaaaaataaataataattttaaaataattaaaaaatatataaataaaaattatgagacaaaAATAGTACGAAAACATACGTTTAATATCTAAAAATGgatgatgttattaatgtttaaatttaattaagacACTATTTGAATGTGTTATTAGTGCAAAGAATAGTTCCTATAAATTATAAATGGAACTCATACAATGCATgagctatatatatattaattaagagTACACAACTTGTTAAATTgcctaattttttaattaggaaattaatataataataaaagtttAGGAAGCAAACTAAATaagctaaataattaatttttttatgaaaaataatttatatttatttttttaaaaaatattactatgaatttttttttatattcgttgaatataaaaaataaaaatatagaaaatgagAGTACCTGCTTCTTGCTCTTCAAGTCTAGACAAGCTTGAAGCTTTTAGTTAGCAAATTGGGAGGGGAGGGGGAAATGAAGCTCTCTCTATATGTTGTTGAATGCTTGGAAGCTGAATCTATTTTTATACACATTTATATTCAAATCCTCTAGTGCTGACTTGTGACCTAAGCCTTACAATTTCTAAATATTTCcccaattttaaaattttggaaaTTACAGAAATGCACACAACAACACATGTATTAGTTTCAATTAATAACGTATAGATCATGAGACTCGTGTACTAATAAActactaattataaaaataaattttatttttttaataattaattaatctgtTGGCTCTCCAATTATTAGCAAGttggaaattttaaattttaaattttaaattttcaactgaagttgaaataaaaaagacgttaattaaaaaattctcagataaattttaaatttttatgatattttttcaattttggtAATTAGGGCTAATAATTAGTTAACTCAAATAATGGCTGAAAAAGTAAATTAGGATAAAATTGAGGGGTGCTATTTAAGAACAGACCCACAAGTCATAACAAAAGTCGAAGGAGAAGCAAGTAGTTTTCAGTTGACAGCTTTCTCAGGGTGCATCACGCGGCGACCACGTATCAATATGCAATTGGTTGCCGCCTGTATTAGGGGTTTTGAAAATGTTTCCACGCTACGTCACCGAAATTCTTCCCGTCACGTGCTTCATAACGCTCTTTTTTGTTTTGCTTGGCTTCACAAGACACGTGTTATTATTAGTTTTGATCTCTATCTTAAGCATAACTAATCGGATGTGTTGTTAGAACTAATGGGATAAATCTGTGGattaaaataattgtttttttgaaatagaaattAGAAAGCGAcggagaaaataaaatttaaaatttttcatatttattttaatttatttattattaaattaaatttaataaaatttaataattaattttaaaatttttaataaataaaattttcataaatatttttctcatgAAAAAACCTAAATTACAGAATATTTAGATAAATGAATGTATCAAAACTgacgaaaaaaaatattttgcaaaTTGAGGACATTATctaattttactataattttttgagttttttaaatattaaaaaatattttttataaaataaacggtttaattataaatatgtaattttaatataaatttacaaataatAAGCGAGAAGTATACGCAAAGAGACATTGCTTTGGACGCTTTGACTATGCACAGACAACACAATATATGTAGGCAAACCAGCCTCAGCTTGCTGCATTCAAccttataaatttttatccTAAATAGTTAGCAATTACATTTTAATCTACTGCTAGTTTGttttacaaaaaaataatttatatatataaaataaaaattaatttaacttttttatttaattgctatgttaaaaattaaaggataataaatatttatataagaatatttatgaaaatgaaCTTTTTTTAGTAAgtcattttttctatttaattaaaaaataatttctacttattaattttctcaaatacaataaaaaatatgttttatttataGTCCATGTTATACAATATTAAGATTATAAAATAATGTTAAAcatttttaaatagtttaaaagtGTTGTAACACGTTTTTAAATTTAGAGTTTCATAATAGTTTTTagagaaatttataatttagtccatgaatattgtcattattaacaagtcagtttctgtatttttaaaaatctattaaaacgctCTTATCATTTCtctttgtcaacgaaatagttttTCCGTCTATTtatgccgttaaaaatataacaaaaaaccaaattaccctccatcttctcctccttcttcttctccttctccttcgatttttttttcgatttttcttttttttttttctttaaggaGAAGAAGAATGAGCCGATTCTTttacttctgcttcttcttttacttatttttttgaggaggagggactatttcattgacggggagaaacgataagaacattttaatggATATGAGAAAAGACAATGgtgttttaatagatttgagaaaaaataagaacgttttaatagatctgaaaaaagataaggacgttttaatatatttctgaaaatgtagagactgacttgttaataatggtaatacctatggactaaataaagggttttatttgagcgcaaaattgaatttttaaaattttctcttttatctctcaaaaaaaatgataagaatattttaatagatctaagaaaagataagaatgttttaatagatctgagaaaagataagaacgttttaatagatttgaaaaaaaataaggatgttttaatagatttttaaaaatgtagggactgatttattaataatggcaatactcaggAATTAAATAAGAGATTTCATTTGAggacaaaattaaatttaaaaattttctctttcatctctcatctatttttaatgaaaaaaaaatattattttattgatgaagaaaaaatataaaaatattttaataaattttaaaaaatatagagactgatttgttaataataataatatctaaaaattaaatagtaaatctcccTATCTTTTTTATAAAGTTCATAAGTATAAAtgtgtatttaatttttaagatattatttttaagattGAGTTATAGAAAActgttttattgtttaatttttcttattttgaattaattttagtacttaataattaatatatattaaaaaaaaaaaacatttttctcAGCAAAACGTTGATGAATAGAATTTTATGACAAGAAATGGCACGAGAATTGGGGCGGTTGCGTTGCTTCAACTTAGAGATAGTCGAGATTCTCACATTTTAAGTATTGAAGTTGAGCTAATCTATCGTTTTGCTTAAACAAATGAAACAATCTATCACTAAATACAACAATAACGAGAATTTCAAACATAAAAGAGTATATTTCTATCTCTAAAGTGTTACTTTCACCGTCTCACTAAAACCATCATTTTTCTTTAATCAGCTTTTGGAAAAAGTGAGATCACATGTTGGAGAAGAAACTTAAACTAAACATGGACAACTCAAGTGGATAACGCTTTCCACTAAAATCCAATATAAGCCTTAGCAACTACCAAAGACCAATGCTCACCCGTGACCCCCATTGCCCATAGTAATGCCTCTGTCACCACTTTCTTCTCTGGTGGTGGTTCTCTTCCTCTCCTTTTGGCCTTAGTCCCATTTTTCTATATAAAGCCTCGACATTCCAATTATATTTCTCACTATCCACAACACAAACGAACAAGTTTGAAGCTTGAGTGTGCGAGTGTGAGAGCCATATGGAGGCATACGCGAAGAAGCTTGCCTTTGCGGCACTTGTAGTGGTTTTAGCTCTTGTGTCAGCTAAGCCCATGGTGGCCAACGGGGAGAGCCTCTGCAACATGACTGATGATGGTTTGAAGTCCTGCAAGCCATCAGTTTCAGGCTCAAATCCTGCTGCGCCATCAGATTTATGTTGCTCTGCGCTGGCTAAGGCTGACTTCCAATGCCTTTGCTTTTACAAGAATAATTACCCATGGCTGTTGACAACTTATAAGATAGATCCTGACCTGGCCATGCAGCTTCCTGCCAAATGCAACCTTGTTGGCCAGTCTTTCCATTGCTAACAATCTGCACCTTCCTTTAAAACAACGTTACTGCATTCTTGGCTGGAGTGCTATTTGTCGTTTTTGTttgtcgtttttgatgtttcgGTTCTTTGTTTCTGATGTATGTGTTTAATTTCCATTGTATTTTGATTTCAGAAGCTAGACTTCTTCAAGTTGTGACTAAAATGGTATCTGTCTTCTTGTGAAattgttattaatttatattttgtttcatttttttaaattttttttaacgtTTCTAGCAACAATATCATCCAACTTTTAATTACTAATTTTTAAGCACAACcttattcttttttccttttatttttctagaGAGACACAAACATGTTCTCATATAATAAGGAAATTGGTATACTGGAGTAATACAGAAGTTCCCCTTAGATAAACTTACCCACACTCCCACAGGCCACAGGCCACAGGCAATTCATTTAGCATTTAGCCCATGTTCATTATGAACACCAACCTAAATGCTCATACGAAGAGCAAGAAAACTAAGTACATAACCAAATTTAATCCTGACCCTCGAGAAAATCCCTCACTATTGCCAAGCTAGGCTCCAAAACCACCTCCTCCCATGCCTCTACAGCCCCACCGCCTCTTGTTTCTAGCACACAGGTAGCATCAATCCTATGCAGTTTCCAGCCAAGTTCATCTATCATCTGGTTGATCTTCCGCAGCTGAGAATCCACTAGCTTGCATGTATTTTGTTTTATACGATAAATAGCAGCCTCAAGCAACATTCTCTTTGTCTTCTCGTCAGCCATCACCTTCTCTGCATGAAGATAATCGTCCATCTCTGGAACCCCAATAGCTCGCCAAACCCCGCGAGTGTAGTCAGCCCCAGGTGCAACCATCGCTCGAACCTCTTCAACTAGACCAGCTTCAACCATTTCATCAACCCTTTGTGCTACACGCTTGTACAAAACAGGCAAATCAACATCCACCCATAGAAAGCAACTGTCAAAATTTGACTTAAactttgtacatggatcctccacaagtcTCCTGATGTAGTTGTTGGATCCACCCACTATGATGGGGACGCTTCCATTGTTAATGATACGAGTCATAGCCACGTGAACATGAGTGCAGAAGTCTTGCACAGTAAAATCTGCCTCAGGATCCATAAACCCTAGCAAATGGTGAGGGATGCCTTTGCGTTCATCTTCAGCAATCTTGTTGGTTACAATGTCGAGGCCTTTGTAAACTTGAATTTTATCAGAATTTATAATTTCAGCTGGAATATGGGTGGCCAGATCGATGGAGAGTTTTGTTTTTCCAGTGCCTGTTGCGCCCAGTATGAAGAGAGTCTTCTGCTTCTTGATTTGAGCTTCAAATGGGTGCctgataaatataattaaataaaatattaaaattgtttattaacataattaattaaaattatgaaccAACAATTAATCCCATTGGAATTGAAATGAAATGAAAAATGGTACTTGTGAAGATCAATTACCTATCATTTTTTAGCTCAAGTGTTGATGGCCTCTCCAACCTTCCCAGCAAAGAAGAAACTAATTTAGTCTCCACTTTTATATAAAATCGCAATTTTATCTAGactgaatttatataaatttataatttaaatatataaaattttatatatatgattGTATGCATCTAAGAAGTaatcaga
This window encodes:
- the LOC110601373 gene encoding putative lipid-transfer protein DIR1, which encodes MEAYAKKLAFAALVVVLALVSAKPMVANGESLCNMTDDGLKSCKPSVSGSNPAAPSDLCCSALAKADFQCLCFYKNNYPWLLTTYKIDPDLAMQLPAKCNLVGQSFHC
- the LOC110602014 gene encoding adenylate isopentenyltransferase 5, chloroplastic, whose protein sequence is MQRKPLLVALELDKSSPHQLAGNPELIPEELPSVIQSSRILGLVEFNYSYLLAISSYYLSLIACPFDRLDMQQSFSFLFIVSRLILVVLLAGNGEDGGAIIKLRFYIKVETKLVSSLLGRLERPSTLELKNDRHPFEAQIKKQKTLFILGATGTGKTKLSIDLATHIPAEIINSDKIQVYKGLDIVTNKIAEDERKGIPHHLLGFMDPEADFTVQDFCTHVHVAMTRIINNGSVPIIVGGSNNYIRRLVEDPCTKFKSNFDSCFLWVDVDLPVLYKRVAQRVDEMVEAGLVEEVRAMVAPGADYTRGVWRAIGVPEMDDYLHAEKVMADEKTKRMLLEAAIYRIKQNTCKLVDSQLRKINQMIDELGWKLHRIDATCVLETRGGGAVEAWEEVVLEPSLAIVRDFLEGQD